In one window of bacterium DNA:
- the argS gene encoding arginine--tRNA ligase, translating into MIRDEIKKVLEQVVAGEEFFIDYVPKGKAGDVSTNVAMKIAARDGGDPMQVAQSIASRIQQGNDAIIERVIVYPPGYINMTLTADYLIKCFRESDRAQTRGQRLKVLVEFVSANPTGPINIVSARAAAFGDSLIKILNAFAFDAQAEYYVNDSGRQIELLAVSVEQRMMELAGKPMQIPDDGYHGTYLIDVAKQAVEKGLTQHDDIKKFALEYFVENHQHTLRSFGVTFDYWKRESVVREHGAVEQVLKSLKDKDLTFEQEGALYFRSTKFEDKRDRVIVTSDGRYTYLLPDIAYHLDKIKRGYDRLITVLGPDHAGQVPSLIGGIQAFGHPRDILKVIIVQQVKLKKDGIAVTMSKRAGTFTALNELLEKIPTDVARFFFLMRSCSQHLDFDLDLAMKDSEENPVYYVQYAHARIQSIIAHAEKRSTSLAADVDLSVLRETEEMALIKHAVRFPEIIEDAVRNLDPYPITYYLIELARLFHAFYQKHRVVCDEESLAQARLYLVQRTALVIKKGLELLGVSCPDHM; encoded by the coding sequence GCGGGCGATGTGTCCACTAACGTCGCCATGAAGATCGCGGCGCGCGATGGCGGCGATCCGATGCAGGTAGCGCAGTCGATCGCATCCCGTATCCAACAAGGAAATGATGCTATTATCGAACGAGTCATCGTCTACCCTCCCGGGTATATCAATATGACCTTAACCGCCGATTACCTGATCAAATGTTTTCGGGAAAGTGACCGTGCCCAGACCCGCGGCCAGCGTTTAAAAGTTTTAGTCGAGTTCGTCAGCGCAAACCCGACCGGACCGATCAACATCGTGAGCGCCCGGGCAGCCGCTTTTGGCGATTCTCTGATCAAGATCCTCAACGCGTTCGCCTTCGACGCCCAGGCAGAGTACTATGTCAATGACAGCGGCCGACAGATCGAGCTGCTTGCCGTCAGCGTCGAACAGCGAATGATGGAACTTGCGGGTAAGCCTATGCAGATACCGGATGACGGATATCACGGGACCTACCTTATTGATGTGGCGAAACAGGCCGTAGAAAAAGGACTGACGCAGCACGATGACATCAAAAAATTCGCCCTTGAGTACTTTGTGGAGAACCACCAGCATACCCTGCGTTCGTTCGGGGTCACGTTCGACTACTGGAAACGTGAATCGGTGGTTCGTGAGCATGGAGCCGTAGAACAGGTCTTAAAATCCCTGAAAGACAAGGATCTGACCTTTGAACAGGAAGGAGCGCTGTATTTCAGGTCGACCAAGTTTGAGGATAAGCGCGACCGGGTGATCGTCACCAGCGATGGCCGTTACACCTACCTCCTTCCCGATATCGCTTATCATCTGGACAAGATCAAACGCGGTTACGACCGGCTGATCACGGTGCTGGGACCGGATCATGCAGGCCAAGTGCCCAGCTTGATCGGCGGGATCCAGGCTTTTGGCCACCCGCGCGACATCCTGAAGGTGATTATTGTCCAGCAAGTAAAGCTGAAAAAAGACGGGATCGCCGTGACGATGTCAAAACGGGCTGGGACGTTCACTGCTCTGAACGAGCTGCTGGAGAAGATCCCAACCGACGTTGCCCGGTTCTTTTTCCTCATGCGTTCCTGCTCGCAGCATCTTGATTTTGACCTGGACCTGGCAATGAAGGATTCTGAGGAAAATCCGGTCTATTATGTCCAGTACGCCCACGCGCGTATCCAGAGCATAATCGCGCATGCCGAAAAGAGATCTACTTCGCTTGCTGCCGATGTCGATCTCTCGGTACTGCGGGAAACCGAGGAAATGGCATTGATTAAACATGCCGTTAGATTCCCCGAGATAATCGAGGACGCGGTACGCAATCTCGATCCTTACCCCATCACTTATTATCTTATCGAATTAGCTCGTTTGTTTCACGCTTTTTACCAAAAACATCGTGTGGTCTGCGATGAAGAGAGCCTGGCCCAGGCCCGTCTTTATCTGGTGCAACGCACGGCACTGGTGATAAAGAAGGGGCTCGAGCTGCTTGGTGTTTCATGTCCGGATCACATGTAA
- a CDS encoding PTS sugar transporter subunit IIA, giving the protein MNLTSLLTKDRINLDLKPGKKDDVIKDLVYSIKKAADAELIVSTLLKREELGSTGIGKGIAIPHCRSLVVDKLEISIGRTTKPINYNAIDKKGVSLLFLIIAPPQDPGNQYLLTLGKVVQIAKEITKNNLIYKPATQEEFITMINTIEKDIGNRR; this is encoded by the coding sequence ATGAATCTTACAAGTCTTCTTACGAAAGACCGTATCAATCTGGATCTTAAACCAGGCAAAAAAGATGACGTGATAAAAGACCTGGTATATTCGATAAAAAAAGCAGCCGATGCGGAACTGATAGTCTCCACGCTGCTGAAGCGCGAAGAACTTGGCTCGACCGGTATCGGCAAAGGGATCGCGATCCCCCACTGCCGGTCCCTGGTTGTCGATAAACTTGAGATATCGATCGGCCGAACTACTAAGCCGATCAATTATAACGCTATCGATAAAAAAGGAGTGTCCCTGCTGTTCCTTATCATCGCGCCGCCCCAGGACCCTGGGAACCAGTACCTCTTGACACTAGGTAAGGTTGTGCAGATCGCCAAGGAAATAACGAAGAACAACCTTATCTATAAACCCGCCACGCAGGAGGAATTTATAACGATGATCAACACCATCGAGAAAGACATCGGCAATAGGAGGTAG
- a CDS encoding glycosyltransferase family 39 protein, whose translation MDKNSSIVVLVVLFFMIFSVVTLRNRALIDWDEGVFAVQAQWLAHGFTAGKPFNFQTPPLFQAIIAIFFLIFFDHGWVLPLLSILSSGVTIIVLYHFTRRLFDGMTGLFAVLLFITTEYFLFFSRSGLSDAFFLLVFLTGMFFFYLGITGNDNRSLLIAGACSVLALYTKYSGFLLPLVFLIIGLKYRKTVSWRWCLFTVIIPFVLFLPYAIVFFKAVSLPGIFTRHVAVTGIHHLQFLYYIMRFSTVPAVLVVIGALIYAARPAQGSIRLDILRESAIWLGIPALIVLILVGFYYPYFRLAYPLVPIICMAAAFVLNSAGRFKFYGLALCLAVAVVSGYSTLSYSSAVPRQIAAKVNQESNLQNARYVYVITPPNVYFYIKGTILVPETNPSTKISALAEIYRKNNMIMHYDDNELDSENKLVILYSTVCSMMNMDEITERFGARLVDSVEFKDDPVYYQDIFNPLRNERQIYELFVVDLEKIKPGDRQMLWDLAFKPQVDVVRLDRP comes from the coding sequence ATGGATAAAAACAGTTCCATCGTCGTACTCGTCGTATTGTTTTTCATGATCTTCAGCGTGGTCACCTTGAGGAACCGGGCCCTTATTGACTGGGATGAAGGCGTGTTTGCCGTACAGGCTCAATGGCTGGCGCACGGTTTTACCGCGGGTAAACCTTTTAATTTCCAAACCCCTCCCCTGTTCCAGGCTATCATCGCCATCTTTTTCCTGATCTTTTTCGATCATGGCTGGGTTCTGCCGTTACTGTCGATCTTATCATCAGGCGTGACCATAATCGTTCTTTATCATTTCACCCGGCGTTTATTCGACGGCATGACCGGTCTTTTTGCCGTGTTGTTGTTCATAACGACCGAGTATTTCCTTTTTTTCTCCAGATCCGGCCTCAGCGACGCCTTTTTCCTGCTCGTTTTTCTTACGGGCATGTTCTTTTTTTATCTGGGAATCACTGGTAATGATAACCGTTCGCTATTGATCGCCGGCGCGTGCTCGGTACTTGCCCTTTACACTAAATATTCAGGCTTCCTGCTGCCCCTGGTGTTCCTGATCATCGGTCTTAAATACCGAAAGACAGTGTCCTGGCGCTGGTGCCTATTCACCGTGATAATACCATTTGTATTATTTTTACCGTATGCCATCGTTTTTTTCAAAGCCGTATCGCTGCCGGGCATCTTTACCCGCCATGTTGCGGTTACCGGCATCCATCACCTGCAATTCCTGTATTATATAATGCGCTTTTCCACTGTACCTGCCGTCCTGGTCGTTATCGGTGCGCTGATCTATGCAGCACGACCAGCGCAGGGTTCTATCCGTCTGGATATCTTAAGAGAAAGCGCGATATGGCTTGGGATCCCGGCATTGATCGTGCTGATATTGGTAGGCTTCTACTATCCATACTTTCGCCTGGCATATCCTTTGGTCCCGATCATCTGCATGGCTGCAGCTTTTGTTCTGAACTCGGCAGGCCGTTTCAAATTCTACGGTCTTGCGCTTTGCCTGGCGGTCGCGGTCGTATCCGGTTACTCGACCTTGTCGTACAGTTCCGCAGTCCCGCGCCAGATCGCCGCCAAGGTAAATCAAGAAAGCAATCTGCAAAATGCTCGTTACGTGTACGTTATCACTCCTCCCAATGTCTATTTTTATATCAAGGGAACGATCCTGGTGCCGGAGACCAATCCTTCGACAAAAATATCAGCTCTTGCTGAGATCTATCGAAAAAACAATATGATAATGCACTACGATGATAACGAGCTTGACAGCGAAAATAAACTTGTCATTCTGTATTCCACCGTCTGTTCCATGATGAACATGGATGAGATAACTGAGCGTTTTGGCGCACGCCTTGTTGATTCTGTAGAATTCAAGGACGATCCAGTTTACTACCAGGATATCTTTAATCCTTTAAGAAACGAACGTCAGATTTATGAGTTGTTTGTCGTTGACCTGGAAAAGATAAAGCCCGGGGATCGACAGATGCTTTGGGACTTGGCCTTTAAGCCTCAGGTTGATGTTGTCAGGCTGGACCGCCCGTAG
- a CDS encoding HAD-IIIA family hydrolase: MIKAIIFDLDNTLVDFMAMKDASINAAIHAMIDAGLKISKRKAREKIYAIYGAEGIEDQRVLDRFLTKELGTIDYRIHSAGIIGYRRAREAALVLYPHVQLTLMKLMKMGLKLAVVTDAPRLQAWLRLSQLNLQYMFDVVITFQDTRKRKPDPAPFKAALKRLKVKPHEVIMVGDWAERDITGAKLIGMRTVFARYGDTFGTIHSGADFEIDDIMDLVGIVEKLLRNKR, from the coding sequence ATGATCAAAGCCATTATTTTCGACCTTGACAATACGCTGGTCGACTTTATGGCTATGAAGGACGCTTCCATAAATGCCGCGATCCATGCCATGATCGACGCTGGTTTGAAGATCTCCAAGCGCAAGGCGCGCGAAAAAATATATGCGATCTACGGCGCAGAGGGGATCGAGGATCAACGAGTGCTTGACAGGTTCCTAACCAAGGAATTGGGGACGATCGATTACCGCATCCATTCGGCCGGGATTATCGGATACCGTCGGGCCCGCGAAGCGGCCCTGGTCCTGTACCCGCACGTCCAGCTCACGCTAATGAAACTGATGAAAATGGGATTGAAGCTGGCGGTGGTCACCGATGCGCCGCGGCTGCAGGCTTGGCTCAGGCTCTCGCAGTTGAACCTGCAATACATGTTCGACGTGGTTATCACTTTCCAGGATACGCGCAAAAGGAAACCGGACCCCGCGCCATTTAAAGCTGCGCTTAAACGCCTTAAGGTTAAGCCGCATGAAGTTATCATGGTCGGCGACTGGGCGGAACGAGACATTACGGGCGCCAAGCTCATCGGCATGAGAACAGTGTTTGCTCGGTATGGAGATACCTTTGGTACGATCCATTCCGGCGCTGACTTCGAGATCGACGACATAATGGACCTGGTCGGTATCGTCGAAAAGCTGTTGCGAAATAAGCGATAG
- a CDS encoding DUF4931 domain-containing protein, producing the protein MSEVRRDIVTDTWVIIDPDNTDIPEIPHEKPEIVQSCPFDEGNESQTPPEIYAVRDSTSKPNGPGWKVRVVPNINPILRIEGELKKFGMGVYDMVTGIGANEVIIETPRHLENIFELPPEDIRLVLQTYRTRITDLHNDKRMRYILIFKNHGHLAGSSTIAHTHSDLIALPATPVRIKLKLKGTFEYYSYKERCLLCDIIQQEIEFGDRLVFQSDRFVVFTPYASRFPFEMLILPKNHSFSYKRITDEECNDLAYVLKKTFNSLDRTIGIPPYNLILNDSPNLLPRSDYWTTIEQDFHWHIEIIPRIYRTTGFELGTGFYINRLSPERAAALLRANL; encoded by the coding sequence ATGTCCGAAGTCCGCCGCGATATCGTGACCGATACCTGGGTGATAATCGATCCCGATAATACGGACATCCCCGAGATCCCGCATGAAAAACCAGAAATTGTGCAGTCCTGCCCGTTCGATGAGGGCAACGAATCCCAAACGCCGCCGGAGATCTACGCTGTTCGCGACAGCACATCGAAGCCCAATGGTCCCGGCTGGAAAGTCAGGGTCGTACCAAACATCAATCCAATCTTAAGGATTGAAGGCGAACTGAAAAAATTCGGCATGGGTGTGTATGACATGGTCACTGGCATCGGTGCGAACGAGGTAATTATCGAAACTCCTCGACATTTGGAAAATATTTTTGAGCTTCCTCCTGAAGATATCCGGCTGGTTCTGCAGACCTACCGCACGCGCATCACCGACCTGCATAATGACAAGCGCATGCGCTACATCCTGATCTTCAAAAATCACGGACACCTGGCCGGTTCATCGACCATCGCGCATACGCATTCCGATCTGATCGCCCTGCCGGCAACACCAGTACGTATAAAATTGAAATTGAAGGGGACCTTTGAATATTACAGCTACAAAGAAAGATGCCTGCTGTGCGATATCATACAGCAAGAGATCGAATTTGGCGATCGATTAGTATTCCAGTCTGACCGTTTCGTGGTTTTCACGCCTTACGCCTCGCGGTTCCCTTTCGAAATGCTGATCCTGCCGAAAAACCATTCGTTCTCGTACAAGCGCATAACCGACGAGGAATGCAATGACCTGGCTTACGTTTTGAAAAAAACCTTCAATTCGCTCGACCGGACGATCGGCATTCCGCCCTATAATCTGATCCTTAATGACAGTCCCAATCTCCTGCCGCGTTCCGACTACTGGACCACGATCGAGCAGGACTTCCACTGGCACATCGAGATCATCCCAAGGATCTACCGGACGACCGGATTTGAACTCGGCACCGGTTTTTACATCAACCGACTATCACCGGAACGAGCCGCCGCCCTGCTGCGCGCGAACCTATAA